The Hippocampus zosterae strain Florida chromosome 2, ASM2543408v3, whole genome shotgun sequence genome contains the following window.
CAGTCCATGATTCGGGCCGGTTGGATTGCGACTTTGGCCGGCCGAAGCGCTTCGAATTGCCGAGACGGGGCGTCGGAAGCGAGCGAAGCGCTCAGTGAGCGCCGGGACGGGGAAGGCGCCGCGCCGTTGGGCTCCCTACCCGCGCGCCACCCGCCGCTCTCCGACCTCGCGTGACCTCGAGAGCCGCAGCCAACGCTCtcgccaccccccaaaaaaaaaaccaactttGCGGCAGCATCGGGGCTCGGTCACGTCGTCGGCCGTGTCGCACCGATTCCTCGTTTGAAAGAACCCACTGACTAGACACCCATTTGAAATTGAAGTTGGCTGGTTAGGGTTCGTCATTTCttttgcccctccccccccaaaaaagcaattcAATGGGCATCAATTGCACGCGGGGTTTCGTTACTCGCAGGCTAGACCAAAGCGtcgagtgctatttttcttattaaaaaaaaaagtgacatttttagggggtcggggggagaCTAGAAGGGAGTCATGGCCAAGCaggtccattcatttcaatggagaaagACGATCTGCGTGATGAGACTTTGGCACAAATTGGAAGGCGGCGGCGCGCTTCTCCGCCGGCGTCCCAGCGCGACTTTGAACACGTCAGCGTCGCGTTTGCCGTCGCACTTTACCTATGCAGACGATGTCCATGAAGCCGTACATGCCGTAGCAGATTTGGAAGAGCAGGTCCTGCCGCTGCCACTTGGCCGAGGGGCTGAAGGAGGACCAGACCAGCCAGGAGATGCTGGCCATGAGGAACAGGGAGCCCAGGACGATGGCGGCGATCTGCACCTTCTCGATCACCGTCAGAGAAATGGCCTGCCACTGCGCCCACGCAAACCGGCACACGGTCAGACCGCGCCAAAAACGCTCGCCCAAACCCCACCCTCCGGCAAACATACGGCCCAATATGTCATTCGCGCTAGGCCCGAAGGTCTTATTCCATCAAAGTACGTTTAAGATGGCGGACCACCTTTTCAACGGTGACACATTTTCTACCCGACGCGGTAGATTCCGCTCCCATTTCACAGCCAAGcgtggacggcggcggcggcgagggaagACCCCGGCGGATGGCGTACCTGCAGGGGGTTCTTGGTGCTGATGGCCAGGACCTGGTACTTGAAGTAGCAGAGTTCGCAGCTCCAGGAGCCCCTTTCGCTGATCCAGCGGATCAGGCAGGGCTGGTGGGTGCAGCGCACCGAGCCGTCGCAGCGGCACGGGCTCAGCAGCTCGCCCTAAGGGGGACCGCAGACGGTCAGGAAAAACATCCGCGTCGCCGCGCCGGCCGCCGCCGGGGCCCAAAAAGGAGGCGGGGGCGAGGAGCCGGCTCAACTTGACCACTCGTATTCATAcgcggagaaaactaaatccaaaacaaagtccgaacaacaaaaaagaatccaaagtatcagAGCGAGCCAGGACCGAAGCTAAGCAACGACCAAGAGCAGAAACGTGACGGGACCAACAAACAACGAGCCCACATTGAGCGGTTGTCCTTTGAAAGCAAGAATGACGAGCAAGGGGTGCGCAGCTGCAGAGCGGGCCCTACGGTGCCGCCTGGTGGTCGCAAACAGAATCACCACCATCCGGTCAGGATGGCGCGGGACAGTGGCAAAGTGCCGAAAAGCGGCAAAAAAAGAGATGAGGTAGCTCGTACGCGCTGAGGCGAATGCGGCCAAGTCCACGTATCGCCATGAGCTCGACGAGTCAGCATCGCATCCACGGGGTCCCCACCGGAAAACGCCGTCGGTCACGTTGACGACGTTTTCTGGCCAGGCCGTTCAGAAAGAAAGAGGTCACGCCAAGCAGGAGCCACGGCCTGCCGGCGGGCTTCAGACCGACGCCAAAAACCGAGCGCAAACGTTGCCGTCCGCGAGGCTGGAGGGGCGATAAGCTCTCGCTCGATGACGCCGGCGCCCTTCGTGCCGAGCGAGTGTCAATCGGCAGCCGCGACTCCAGCGCCTTCCCCAGCGTTTTGGACGTGGGCTCGCGTTCTCGGTGGAAACGTCGGATTCTTCCCGTTCGGCACGGCCCACGCTCCGGACCGTTAGCTTGACGCATCTTGGGGCGCGGCCAACTTTGGGCCAGAGCGCCATGGTGGCCGTGACAACAGACGTGAGTCATCCTGGCGCCATCGGGCTTCCGGAGCGTTTGTTTGTCTTGTTGCGGAAGGAAGCTGCCGACAGCCATTTTCTGACCGTGAAGAGACTTTAGCGCCCACTCCAAACCTCACTTCAACGTCGGGGGGGATTCGTACAGTTCGCTTGGTGCCCGATGGAATTGGAGACGCTTCGATGACTTCttgccgtgttgtttttttccaaacggAGGCTTTTCCTCAGCTGGCTGACGCATGTGGCCCCCAAGGGAAGGCTAATTGGGCCACTGACAGCGCCCCCCCCACCGTGTGACCTCTTCAATGatgaaatgacaagaaaatgtgGCACTCCTCTGAACGGGGGCATGACCGCAGACGCCGTCGTGTGTGGCCGGCCAATTCTCAAGCAACGGCTTTGCGAGCCATAAGTGGGTCACGGTCCCGTTTTGGCCGGGCGGCACCTCGGCTGAGCTCATTTTGCGCCCGCCGCTCACGTGTCACGTTGCCTTCATTTGGAGGCTCGGGCCCTTCCGTCTAGGTCGGCCGAGAAAGGCCAGAGTCCAAAACTTTGGAAGCGCTGGCGCCTAGCAACGGAGACGCACACAATGAGGCAGATGGTCCGCAAGGACACGTATGCGCATGGGAGGGGGTAAGGGGGGGTGACAGAAATGGAAAGATCCATCTGCCCCCCCACAGAGTTTCCAAGCAGCGTCTCGGTCTTCAGGTGGATCTGCCGCCGCTTGATGCCTTTGGGCACGCGGGCCGACATTTGGGCCAAGGATGCGACTTGCGTCTGCGTTTGGGCCGGGAAATGTGGACAAAGCCAATGGCGCAAAACTCGCGACGGCTTTCTGGGATGACGGCAGAGAGAGCTGCGAGCGAGGCGCCGTGCCGCTCCCTGGCTCGTGACTCATTCTCACCACCTTCCTTCTTATTGGCCAGCCTGCTTTGTTGCCATGCTGACGGGATGTCGCCGCCGCTCTTGCGAGCTTTCAAACGACGACAAATCGATGGAGATAAGCAGCTGTCAACTGGCGCGCAGTTGTGCCTCACCAGTGACGCGTCCCACGAGCGGCCCAAATAAGAAATGTCGtacagcagcggcggcggcggcggcaggaaGGACCTCCGGTGGGCGTCGGGCGTGCCTTCCCAATCAAGGAGCAACAGTCGGGTTTTGGGGTACCCGGGATACGGCAGCTTTAGGAGCCGCTTTGGGAGCCACTAGGAGGCGCAACAGCAAAACCATGAGTGCGCCGACTTGTCTTCATGCCGAGGATGACAAACGGCGCACTGGGACACCCGGCCCGAGTTGCAGACCGACGGAAGGCGAAACATAGGCCCAAAGGCCTCGGACAGTCTTGAGATCCAGCTTCTGAGGACGCGCTTGGTCGTCACAAGTAAGACAGAACCACAAGGAGGCTTTCGGCACAGCTGACGAGCGGCTCCGCAAGCGCGCCGAAGGCTCTCACGGCTGAGGACGAAGAGCCTTGGGCCGAGCATTCCTCGTGATACACTCGCCAGACCGGTATTGGGAAGCGCCTTACTCGTTGCAACGTGCCCCGGGGCGAGCCCCCGCGCAGTGAGCGGACATTCTCGTCCTGGTGAGGCCGAAGGGCAAACCGGGACGCGGACCTTCCACTGGCTGTCCGTTAAGGACGGCTCAAAGCGAATCCCGCACACTTTTTAAACGGCtgtctccaaaaacaacaagaaaaagaatCGGTGAGAAAACGGACGGACTGACGACTTTGCTTTGCCCATCTTTTGGTTCGCTTCCCCAAAATGGGCATCTGGCGGTGACGGACAATTGGTGCCACGCTGACGCCGATCCTTTTTTCTGGGAGCCAGGGGGGGTCCCATGCAGAGGCGATTGTGCTAAATGTGCGCTACAacacgctcaacttttgttccaaatcagataagatctcctttatttgtcccacactggggaaaccgaacgagacgagtcattggataaacgctgcttttgtcccgcccattggacgctcagccTCTCtgcttgattgacagcaaaatgagccaataaGCGATCTTTTGCTGTCGGCATCcgcgggagcatttttcaacttCTCTCTTCCaaccccacggggataaatacaAGTTTTCGGAATCTGAATTCTTCTAATCATCCGAGCGACACtccctttgttgaaaacgacgaGCGAcagattaatcttttatttccgGCGTGTTTTAGTGTACAGTAGTTGCTCGTGTGCGCAGAGCGACTTGCACCAATCGCCACAGTTAAGTctctggaaaagacgccttgttggcCTGACGgggtgacagaaaaaaagaacggAGACGAGAATTGACGTCGAAATCAACGGGCACGTTTGCTGATGAGCTTCCCTCCTTGACGGAGCAGAATCCGCCACCGGCGCCGCGATGGCGCTCTTTTGTGAACGCGCGGATTTAGTTAGTGACGGAGCGAGTACTTTTGATTCGTCAAAGGATGGGAGCCGATTGGTCCAACTTTGGACGTGACCTCCCACGTTTGAAAAGGTGACCCTTACCGCGGTAGAACGCGAACCGTAAGCCACCGCGGCGTGCGGTTCAACCGCTCTTTGGTTTTCAAGCGCGCTTCCGAAACTCGTCAGCTCGCAGGAGAAAGAAAGGCCAGACGAAGCGCTCGGCGGGGACGCACGCGTGCGCTACGGTACCTGTTCGGGGCCTTGGAAGCAGATCCTGCACTGGGGGCTCCGCAGGCCGCTGGCGGTGCTGGCGAGCGAGACGGCGTCCATGCCCACTTGCGCCTTGGGCTCCTTGTCGTCCGAGGCCCGCAGGCCGCGCGGCCGCGGCTCGCCGCTGCCGTAGTAGTCCTCGTCGTCGTTGCGCGAGCGGCAGTCGACGAAGGGCGGCCAGCCGCAGCCCCCCATGCCCATGCCCACCCCCAAGCCGCGCATGGCGGCCGCCGAGAGCTCGGAGGAGCCGCCGTTGCCGGACGGGCTCGATTCGGATCGCGTCAACACCAGCACTTTCAGTTCGTTGAGAAACATGCGGATCCGATACTTGAACATGTTGCTGGGCCgctacgcgcgcgcgcgcgcacgcccaTACGATGCCTGTTTACGCTCTGCGCTCGGTGGCGGCCGAAAAAGGAGCCGCTGCTGGCGTGCGCGTGCCGAAAGTCGGCGTCCGTCCCTCACAGGGCGCTCGCCATGTCATCGGCCTCgacccccctcccgctccccccaaGAAAAAAGCAAGTCCGAAAAAAATAGCCCGGAGCAAAACGAGACGGCCGGCGTCGATGCGCGGCGAGCGGCTGGCGACGGCGGCGTCGATGGCGATGGCGAAGCGAGAGAACGACGAGCCGACACGCTCGCCGGCCGAAGCGGAACACCGAGCGACGCCGACGCCGACGCCATCTGCGCGCTCACATCTGCGAGCCCGGGCCGCGGTCGTCATCCGACGAAAGAGCCCGGCGGGCCCGAGCGAGCGGGGCTCGCGAGCCGCGTAGCGCCCTCCGGACAACAAAAGAGTCGGGCCCAAACGCCGCCGCTCGCTTTCTCACTCCATCTCCTCCCCAAAAGACGATCGTGTGCGCTGCTCCCCGCCCGCCATCCGAGGAGGAAGAAGGCGAAAGGGCGGCCACGAAAATACAAAAACGAAACAACGCCCcagcaccgccccccccccaaaaaaaacaacaacaacaagaacccAAGGCGTCCTCGAAAGACGGCGTCCCGCGACAACAACGCCACGCCAGGAGCGTCGACGCTGCCGTTCAGGATgctgctcgctcgctcgcttccCCTCCTCCAAATGGTCGCTCGCCCGAGCAGCTACTTCCGGAACCAGCCTGCTGGCATCCTGCCGGAGCAcgcgggactttttttttcaaatcgaaTTTTCTTTTCTGTCGAGAGCGCAGATGAAGCCTTCCGAGGGGAGGTCGGCTTGTTGAGAGGGCGCTGTCCGCGGTGCTgaccgccccccccgccccgccaatTACAAAGCGTGCTCTGCCCTGCCCCCTGCATCGCCCTTTTGATGTTGACACGTTTTGCGCGGTGGTGccggtggaccccaaaaagacgGAGGAGCAGGGCGGACTTGAAGTGCCTTGTATTGATGGAATACAGAGACAacgaaatccaaaacaaagcccccccccccaaaaaataaacgaaGCCAAAGTATCAAACTGACACCATGACTAAAACAAAAGTGCAaggtgttggtggtggtggaccccagagagcaggcaggagggaggagcaggttgtacttggtgaattgtattaaaacagaaaactaaatccaagaacaaaacgaatccaaagtaacaaacaaaaccgtGGCAGAAGCTAAAACCTCAAGAACAGAAAAATGACCGAAACAAACATGAcgggaacaaacaaacatgacagtagccaagagcaaacagcaactaTGAGCCCACAATGAgcggtcgggctgggagtcctgtTGCACTAAtgacctaatgaccaacaggtgtgcggctgcagggggagcccgacagtgccacctgcCGGTCCCAAACCCAATCATGACACTATCAATaaccagaataaaaacaaacaatgagccGACTCCGAGTGGTCGTGCCGGGACTCCTTtgaaagcatccatccatcttctagcgcttatccggggccgggttgcgggggcagcggctttagcagggaagcccagactttcccTTTCCCTGGCTACCTCTTCCATCACATTTCGcagctgcgcccccccccccccacacatttGCACACAGTTGCAGGCACACGCCAGGCTCCTCCCTGACAAGCAAGCAAGGAGCATTCCTGCTCCGTTTCATGACGGATGGGCCTTATTGAGCCGTTTGCCTTTCCTCAGTGACGAGAACAATTTGACGAGCGGCGAGAACGACTTCCATCGCCATCCCGAAAGCGAACCGCTCGCGCTGCCGTCTGTGTCGCCGGCTCCAATagaagggggcggggagggggctgTCAAAAGACGTCACTCAGAAGGTGGAGGTGGTTGTTATTTTGCCCTGGTGCGCATCAAAGAGATTATTGATCGGGAACCTCGTTCGATCCTTTCAACGTCTGCGTAGACGAGGCAGGAGCGCGCGTCAGACGTTGCCCTCGGGCGGGGAGCTTTTAGCAGGCGCTGCGTGTAGACTGAAGGCCGTTCTTTTCACCAGCGCTTATACAAAAAGAATCCTCAGCTAAAAAAGAAATGGTGGCAAGATTTCACGGGGGTGCAACGTTGGGTGGAAGGACGACACCCTTTTGGTTGTCGTGCTTGCAGAGCGTCTCCTGAAGCTTAGAGAGGACAGATGGCCacctcgctctctttctcactCCGGTTCTTTGCGATCCTCCAGTTTCCGCCAGCTCGAGTGCCCGGCCGGCATATGGGCCCGCATGGCGGGGCGGGGACTGGCACAGGGCCCTCAGGAGCCGtcatcccccccacacccacaacATCGATGGAGATTTTCTTGGAAAAGACATTCCCATACGGTTGCCCTGACGAGTTGCTCGCTCAACGTGTCGTTAGCCACTAGCATCACGTAACTGGATGACTTTGACCACTCCAATACCAAATATGCGAACGCCGACTGAAAAATTGATTTCACGATGCATCTGGACGTTTTGGTCCAACCCGCTTGTTGGTCGGAAAGCGTTCGTAGCCCAAAAGCACACCCGACAGCGAGTTGCAGCGGCGCCACGGAGGTCGCGGCTTTCACAGCGGCTCAAGCCAGGCGACGCTCAGGACGACGGGCGGGTCCTGATTTACTCGCGGTTCCCCGGCACATTGTCGAAGATCTCCCTCTGCTGCCCACGCTCATCTGAGGGACCAAGCGCCATCTGAAGAAACATCACGCCCATCCATTTGCGCTCTATCCTGGTCCGTGGCGTGCGTGTTGACGACTCTTGCTTTGAGAGGGCAGAAACAGCAGCTCACAACGCGGCACGTCATTGATATTTTCTATTCACAAGCAACGTGACGCGTACAAAAAGCAAGAGACGCTCCAAACGTACGGACCAAGGTGAAaatttatttgtaaaatgaGACGTCCCCAAAAGACGGCGGGGGatacaacggcagcacaaaTCAACGGCACAAGGCCAGGGGagaaacggcggcggcggcaaaaaAGTTCAAGTAAGCCACGGaatgaaagtgtacgctcatcTCATCtccaaggtcaaaggtcatcaaAGACAACTTCAAATAGACCTGcgacatttttcacaaacacatttgcacAAAGCATTTCTCAAACAACACCGACGAGCGCTAAAGGACAAAAGCCGAAAAAGGAGCGGAGGCGAGGCCTCGCCGCGCTGTACAACAAAGTTGGCTACGCCACGCAAAACCATGGCTGCCGTCGCCGTTCCGCCGAACGTAGCCGGGCTTGCTTTTCATAGCGGCGCGGAcgcccgcagcggctcctctcgttTATgtggagagggaagaaatgtcaccTGTGCTGACACATACGGTCCCATTTCACAAGAAAGTCGATCCCATCCAATGGCCCGACCGAGACAGATTTTTGGAGTTTGGTGTCTCCAGTCTTCACCGCCCCCCGTgcccaaaaaaatccactgtctggtcaaaaagaaaacttcaacccatttcaactaaaaagaagacaagatgAAGGCCACGGCCATGTTTTCAAAAGCCAAAAGTGTGCGAGTGAAGCCAAAGCCTGTCCGGCGCGCGACCGGGCGAAGCGTAAGAGTTGGCCGTCAAAGCGATATCAAGGTCAGGAGCTTCCGCGGCATGAACGCAAGACGATGATCGTCGCCGATGTTTGCGCACGGCCACGCGGGGAATGACGACAAAGGTGGTTGTTGGCCCtcctggcgccatctagtggagaaGCGGCGCAAGGACTTCATTCCACAAGCGCCGCTTGACGACCAATCGGAG
Protein-coding sequences here:
- the LOC127593801 gene encoding E3 ubiquitin-protein ligase MARCHF9-like, whose translation is MFKYRIRMFLNELKVLVLTRSESSPSGNGGSSELSAAAMRGLGVGMGMGGCGWPPFVDCRSRNDDEDYYGSGEPRPRGLRASDDKEPKAQVGMDAVSLASTASGLRSPQCRICFQGPEQGELLSPCRCDGSVRCTHQPCLIRWISERGSWSCELCYFKYQVLAISTKNPLQWQAISLTVIEKVQIAAIVLGSLFLMASISWLVWSSFSPSAKWQRQDLLFQICYGMYGFMDIVCIGLIIHEGSSVYRIFKRWQAVNQQWKVLNYEKSKDPGEPPSLGGKAGARGARGGTPRVPSGGVALRGGRLRTLLNRQCGYTVLHILGRLRPSRPRLGAAANREVVMRVTTV